A portion of the Glandiceps talaboti chromosome 13, keGlaTala1.1, whole genome shotgun sequence genome contains these proteins:
- the LOC144445014 gene encoding PAS domain-containing serine/threonine-protein kinase-like has protein sequence MADPLNSKMAAPKEKKSTGHSVLFEKKKMSPASDRLGQSLPLRPSTASPVLSPFKMNYRKSSPMGRTLPVLARSFGGTMKMGDQFGTPSYPSPLDRIRTGRRERAAQLGLSSTANTSFELNQSFPKIDKSKFKKDEDTATTTVQPSEPLGCTLDKFTGDELHSFSFSPGHSKGTFAPSPDLNLNFSMNSSWCFYNYVGGGESGVAFPTTVRNPNKAIVTVEAKSSKILVANDMACELFSYKAEQLVGLKLSSLLSVANQKKQEAMMETHLEPTGEVVVLTGKVMDAKDSTGLVIPVSLWMKQLTHDDNPKCLCVIEPVERTTATVKFDCNGTIKSADSQLAYLHGFTTSKELEGMNIKQLIPSFILPTVGQDLCKEVKKQRATGRTKDGGTFPLSVVIKTPTEILTQKNLKTHGNERGRGTPLTTVKEHPSTEAEVDNLSIIAQGRTPDPDLGSTGSSTKTSGSDDIHVHKQPGDVTYTGVVWVFANISGMITFLPDGTMHSINHNFALMLFGYAQQDLIGQPITMLMPEFYEDLDMIDDSSMPLPPFDDDDFTRPIFSPEQRDMSLKIDNDITPTRPKDNASPSPDFDGFSTGELILEANKIGPLTGESGIGSSRPDSACTADLLRTPSPLKTSFSSDDSGRIVATPPDGISISPSCAQGVPPLDLTDLEEKPADLRLSELQGVNFSGPQGQHNVSLEVNVSIAHDERTAQADVTSSSLHANESSFSQSEHNLQYGTSGEGANVSFKSTDTEELLSAPPHVFTNLPQETEVGRLPLPLDNLSTCSEESRSTAEPITVRESYSYQKQREQRERTTGKEDAVDGDGDNRRTDVSVPKYAWGEEGSMAGGDAMNRHMNVDRQKVSDYGTSGVGSSTTSPSGHHDVRSSPSKGSRSPERPRPASKGSRSPDHGRPTSRGSRSPDHGRPASKSSRSPDHGRPVSSNQITSTPAHNKVLTINRQVSLSSTNNIPEGSFNGQAKHRDGTRLGVIFQIKQVDLDDGNVLYCCWITRDPADMGEGSKSTASFTLASSINSTIDQSAISLGEAITQTAKSNSAEPEELSPGRGIYDERYDTLQSIGKGAFGFVKLAIKKCDRVTVVVKFIRKAKVLNDCWLEDPQLGRVPLEIALLAKLNHPNIVKMLEAYENEDFFQVIMEKHGTGMDLFEFIDRKPNMDEKLASYMFRQVVEAISYLHSLDILHRDIKDENIILDEQFNVKLIDFGSATYLEPCKMFSTFCGTLEYCSPEVLLGNKYRGPELEMWSLGVTLYTLTFGENPFYDVEETIQGIIKPPFLVSTELMQVIAFLLHPEPEWRCTLNELENSEWVNQRVDISDYEWDKVIPPERQGPMLADSMEYSDTEPMALVESDTEELEEELQKCLEMGVEEGFDIEIDSPLVAHF, from the exons agAGAGAGCAGCTCAGCTTGGACTGAGTTCTACAGCCAACACGTCTTTTGAACTCAATCAGTCGTTTCCAAAAATTGATAAATCTAAGTTTAAGAAAGATGAAGATACAGCTACAACCACAGTACAACCAAGTGAACCACTGGGTTGTACTTTAGATAAATTTACAG GGGATGAGTTACATAGTTTTAGTTTTTCACCGGGTCATTCTAAGGGTACTTTTGCACCATCACCGGACCTAAACCTAAACTTTTCCATGAATTCATCATGGTGTTTTTATAACTATGTTGGTGGTGGTGAATCTGGAGTAGCATTCCCTACCACAGTAAGGAATCCTAATAAGGCTATTGTCACAGTGGAAGCAAAGTCATCTAAG ATCTTGGTCGCCAATGACATGGCATGTGAGTTGTTCAGCTATAAAGCGGAACAACTGGTTGGTTTGAAATTATCGTCGCTGCTATCAGTTGCGAATCAGAAGAAACAAGAAGCCATGATGGAGACTCACCTTGAACCAACAGGAGAAGTAGTTGTGTTAACTGGCAAAGTA ATGGATGCGAAAGATTCTACTGGTCTTGTAATACCAGTATCTCTATGGATGAAGCAACTTACCCATGACGACAACCCGAAATGTTTATGTGTAATAGAACCTGTAGAAAGGACCACAGCTACTGTCAAATTTGATTGCAAT GGAACCATCAAGTCAGCTGACAGCCAATTAGCATATCTCCATGGTTTCACAACATCTAAAGAACTGGAGGGAATGAACATCAAACAATTGATACCATCATTTATTTTACCAACTGTTGGTCAAGATCTCTGTAAG GAGGTCAAAAAACAAAGAGCAACAGGCAGAACAAAAGATGGTGGTACATTTCCTCTGAGTGTTGTTATCAAAACACCAACTGAAATCTTGACACAGAAGAATCTGAAAACACATGGTAATGAGAGAGGAAGGGGTACTCCTCTAACTACTGTTAAAGAACATCCATCAACTGAAGCAG AGGTAGATAACTTGTCTATCATAGCCCAAGGTAGAACACCAGACCCTGATCTAGGATCTACTGGTAGTAGCACCAAGACATCAGGAagtgatgacatacatgtacacaaacaaccAG GTGATGTTACCTATACTGGCGTTGTCTGGGTCTTCGCTAATATCTCTGGTATGATAACATTCCTACCTGATGGTACCATGCATAGTATCAATCATAACTTTGCTCTTATGCTATTTGGATATGCCCAGCAAGATTTGATTGGACAG CCCATTACAATGTTAATGCCTGAGTTCTATGAAGACCTTGATATGATAGATGACAGTTCAATGCCATTGCCGccatttgatgatgatgacttcACCAGACCTATCTTCTCTCCAGAACAGAGAGATATGAGTCTAAAGATAGACAACGATATCACACCCACCAGACCAAAAGACAATGCTTCACCATCACCTGACTTTGATGG tttttctaCCGGAGAACTGATTTTAGAAGCCAACAAAATAGGACCATTGACAGGGGAAAGTGGTATTGGATCCTCCAGACCAGACAGTGCTTGTACTGCAGATCTATTGAGAACACCTTCACCATTAAAGACAAGTTTTTCAAGTGATGACAGTGGAAGGATAGTGGCAACACCCCCTGATGGGATAAGTATATCACCCAGTTGTGCTCAGGGCGTTCCACCGCTAGATTTAACTGATCTTGAAGAGAAACCAGCTGATTTAAGACTAAGTGAACTTCAAGGTGTGAACTTTTCAGGACCCCAGGGACAACATAATGTTAGCCTAGAAGTAAATGTGAGCATTGCTCATGATGAAAGGACTGCCCAAGCAGATGTTACATCATCAAGTCTACATGCAAATGAGTCAAGTTTTAGCCAATCAGAACACAATTTACAGTATGGTACATCTGGCGAGGGtgcaaatgtttcatttaaaaGCACAGACACAGAGGAACTGTTAAGCGCTCCCCctcatgtatttacaaatctGCCCCAAGAAACAGAGGTTGGCAGGCTACCATTGCCTTTGGATAACCTTTCCACATGTAGTGAGGAGTCAAGATCAACTGCAGAACCCATTACTGTGAGGGAATCGTACTCATATCAAAAGCAGAGAGAACAAAGAGAAAGGACTACAGGAAAGGAGGATGCtgttgatggtgatggtgacaATAGAAGGACGGATGTCAGTGTGCCAAAATATGCATGGGGTGAAGAAGGTAGTATGGCTGGAGGAGATGCCATGAACAGACACATGAATGTGGACAGACAGAAAGTTAGTGACTATGGTACTAGTGGGGTTGGATCATCAACAACATCACCTAGTGGTCATCATGATGTTAGATCCTCTCCGAGTAAAGGTAGTCGTAGCCCAGAACGGCCTAGACCAGCCTCTAAAGGTAGTCGAAGTCCAGATCACGGCAGACCAACTTCAAGAGGTAGTCGAAGCCCAGATCATGGCAGACCAGCTTCTAAAAGTAGTCGAAGTCCAGATCATGGCAGACCAGTGAGTAGCAACCAGATAACATCTACACCAGCTCACAATAAAGTACTGACAATTAACAGACAGGTATCGTTATCATCAACCAATAACATACCAGAGGGTAGTTTCAATGGACAAGCAAAGCATAGAGATGGTACTAGATTAG GTGTTATATTCCAAATAAAACAAGTTGATCTTGATGATGGCAATGTACTCTATTGTTGCTGGATAACAAGGGACCCAGCTGATATGGGTGAAGGTAGCAAATCAACAGCCAGCTTTACGTTAGCATCTAGTATCAACAGTACAATTGACCAATCAGCTATCAGCCTTGGCGAG GCCATCACACAGACTGCTAAATCTAACTCAGCTGAACCTGAAGAATTATCACCAGGAAGAGGTATCTATGATGAGAGATATGATACATTGCAATCTATTGGTAAAGGTGCATTCGGATTTGTTAAATTAGCAATCAAGAAGTGTGATAGAGTGACG GTTGTTGTCAAGTTCATTCGTAAAGCCAAAGTTCTTAATGACTGCTGGTTGGAAGACCCCCAACTAGGCAGAGTACCATTGGAGATAGCATTACTTGCCAAACTAAACCATCCTAACATAGTGAAG ATGCTGGAAGCCTATGAAAATGAAGATTTCTTTCAAGTAATTATGGAGAAGCATGGAACTGGGATGGATTTGTTTGAATTCATTGATAGGAAACCTAACATGGATGAAAAGTTGGCCAGCTATATGTTTAGACAG GTGGTAGAAGCGATATCCTACCTCCATAGTCTGGATATCCTCCATAGAGATATCAAGGATGAGAATATCATATTAGATGAACAGTTCAATGTCAAGTTGATAGATTTCGGTTCTGCTACATATCTGGAACCTTGTAAGATGTTTTCAACTTTCTGTGGTACCCTAGAATACTGCTCACCAGAGGTGTTACTAGGCAACAA ATATCGTGGTCCAGAGTTAGAGATGTGGTCGTTAGGTGTGACGTTATACACTTTAACATTTGGTGAGAATCCATTCTATGACGTGGAGGAAACAATCCAAGGAATTATTAAACCACCATTCCTTGTATCTACTG AACTGATGCAGGTGATAGCATTCCTACTACATCCTGAACCAGAATGGAGATGTACATTAAATGAATTAGAGAACAGTGAATGGGTAAATCAGAGAGTGGACATTTCAGACTATGAATGGGATAAAGTTATACCTCCAGAAA GACAAGGTCCCATGTTGGCAGATTCCATGGAATACAGTGATACAGAACCTATGGCATTGGTGGAATCTGATACGGAGGAACTGGAAGAAGAGTTACAGAAATGTCTGGAAATGGGAGTTGAGGAGGGGTTTGATATCGAGATAGATTCACCACTGGTGGCGCACTTTTGA